One genomic window of Tepidamorphus gemmatus includes the following:
- a CDS encoding IclR family transcriptional regulator: MIGDGTVKSVQRAAAIIRLLASEATTGWRLSDLARASGLGKATTHRLLNALADAGIAYQDSETRRYFLGYEIIRLGRLATRYDIAELARPAMLRLARETGDTIFISVREGLDALCLERQVGDFPIKTLTLDAGDRRPLGVGAGSLALLAFLPLEEVAEIVASNTPRLARYPGFGPRELDKLVAETRQQGYSFNDGRIVSAMCAVGVPVVDARGRVVAAISVAAIRERMQDERLAWIVGLLKGEAERLTRRLGEMSNAGAATETPGIAKA; encoded by the coding sequence ATGATCGGCGACGGAACGGTCAAGTCGGTCCAGCGTGCGGCGGCAATCATCCGGCTGCTGGCCAGCGAGGCCACGACCGGCTGGCGCCTGTCCGATCTCGCCCGCGCCTCGGGACTCGGCAAGGCCACGACCCATAGGCTCCTGAACGCGCTGGCGGACGCCGGGATCGCCTATCAGGACAGCGAGACACGCCGCTATTTCCTCGGCTACGAGATCATCCGGCTGGGACGGCTGGCGACGCGCTACGACATCGCCGAGCTGGCACGGCCGGCCATGCTGAGGCTTGCGAGGGAAACCGGTGACACGATCTTCATCTCCGTGCGCGAGGGGCTCGATGCGCTCTGCCTGGAACGCCAGGTAGGTGACTTCCCGATCAAGACGCTGACGCTGGATGCGGGTGACCGGCGGCCGCTTGGGGTTGGCGCCGGCAGTCTGGCGTTGCTCGCCTTCCTGCCGCTCGAGGAAGTGGCGGAGATCGTCGCCAGCAACACGCCCCGGCTCGCGAGGTATCCGGGCTTCGGGCCAAGGGAACTCGACAAGCTTGTCGCCGAGACCAGGCAGCAGGGCTATTCCTTCAACGACGGGCGGATCGTCAGCGCGATGTGCGCGGTCGGCGTTCCGGTGGTCGATGCGCGCGGCCGGGTGGTGGCGGCGATCAGCGTGGCGGCGATCCGCGAGCGGATGCAGGACGAACGCCTGGCCTGGATCGTCGGGCTGCTGAAGGGGGAGGCCGAGCGGTTGACCCGGCGGCTGGGAGAGATGTCGAACGCCGGTGCTGCTACCGAGACGCCAGGCATCGCGAAGGCCTGA
- a CDS encoding GntR family transcriptional regulator has product MNETLLDVGEPGSGSLPPALPGVRGTTVERIVKHLREGILNSRYAPGQRLIEADLTRDLGVSRGPLREAFRRLSAEGLIETVPNRGALVRRLTRREALELFQIRIELEALGARLAATNMAERDIRSAFEAAIGPIWSEAPRLSQIAYLEENKRFHDAVIGASGNCQLVGIHRQLQLPLIMVHVSGALDAAVLAHSVAEHRQIAAAILAGDGSAADLEMRRHLERAFALVRDIRDGDFRTTP; this is encoded by the coding sequence ATGAACGAAACGCTCCTCGATGTCGGCGAACCGGGCTCCGGCAGCCTGCCCCCTGCGCTCCCCGGCGTGCGCGGCACCACCGTCGAGCGTATCGTCAAGCATCTGCGCGAGGGCATCCTCAACAGCCGCTATGCGCCGGGGCAGCGGCTGATCGAGGCTGATCTGACCCGCGATCTGGGCGTCAGCCGCGGCCCGCTGCGCGAGGCGTTCCGCCGCCTCTCGGCGGAGGGGCTGATCGAGACGGTACCCAATCGCGGGGCGCTGGTGAGGCGGCTGACGCGCCGCGAGGCGCTCGAGCTTTTCCAGATCCGCATCGAGCTGGAGGCGCTTGGGGCGCGCCTCGCTGCGACCAACATGGCCGAGAGGGACATCCGCTCGGCATTCGAGGCAGCCATCGGACCGATCTGGTCCGAGGCGCCGCGCCTGTCACAGATAGCCTATCTGGAAGAGAACAAGCGCTTCCACGATGCGGTGATCGGCGCCAGCGGCAACTGCCAGCTGGTCGGGATCCACCGGCAGCTGCAGCTGCCGCTGATCATGGTCCATGTCAGCGGTGCGCTCGATGCCGCCGTGCTGGCCCATTCCGTCGCCGAGCATCGGCAGATTGCCGCCGCGATCCTCGCCGGCGATGGCAGCGCGGCAGATCTGGAGATGCGACGTCACCTCGAGCGCGCCTTCGCCCTGGTACGCGACATCCGCGACGGGGATTTCCGCACCACGCCCTGA
- a CDS encoding glutathione S-transferase family protein: MKLYMHPVSMTSRPVRLFIAEKGLDVDEQVVDLFAGAHYQEPFNSINPNRMVPVLEDGDFRLTESSAILKYLADKFDLPEYPKDLRQRARVNEVMDWFNSNFYRDYAYGFIYPQVFPHHKRPTDEIHAATIQWGKANAEKWLQILNDYWIGPDRQYLAGDSITIADYFGACLLTLGEVVRCDFSRYPNVARWLANVKKLKTWPKVNEAFYGLVEQVKDQPFEAIR, translated from the coding sequence ATGAAGCTGTACATGCACCCCGTTTCGATGACCAGCCGGCCGGTCCGCCTGTTCATCGCCGAGAAGGGGCTCGACGTCGACGAGCAGGTCGTCGACCTGTTCGCCGGCGCCCACTACCAGGAGCCGTTCAACTCCATCAATCCGAACCGCATGGTGCCGGTGCTCGAGGACGGCGACTTCCGGCTCACCGAATCCTCGGCGATCCTCAAGTATCTGGCCGACAAGTTCGACCTGCCCGAATACCCGAAGGACCTACGGCAGCGCGCGCGGGTCAACGAGGTGATGGACTGGTTCAACTCCAACTTCTACCGGGACTACGCCTACGGATTCATCTATCCGCAGGTCTTCCCGCACCACAAGCGCCCAACCGACGAGATCCATGCCGCCACCATCCAGTGGGGCAAGGCGAACGCCGAAAAGTGGCTGCAGATCCTCAACGATTACTGGATCGGTCCCGACCGCCAGTATCTCGCCGGCGATTCCATCACCATCGCCGACTACTTCGGCGCCTGTCTGCTGACCCTCGGCGAGGTCGTCCGTTGCGACTTCTCCAGATACCCGAACGTCGCTCGCTGGCTCGCCAACGTGAAGAAGCTGAAGACCTGGCCAAAGGTCAACGAGGCATTCTACGGTCTGGTCGAGCAGGTGAAGGATCAGCCGTTCGAGGCGATCAGGTAG
- a CDS encoding PLP-dependent aminotransferase family protein, protein MSGFAFHEAFSRVGPDPVARFSGLPRYNFVFGHNDPAEVPADELAGIAAKVIREQGPTLAMYHLGQGPQGHRGLRDVVAAKLRRSRGMACTADDIVLTSGSLQAMDLVNATFIESGDTVIIEEFTYGGAIGKVQRLGANIVAAPLDENGIRMDALEAILEDLQRRGIRPKFIYTIPTVQNPTGSIMPLDRRHRLLDLSARYRVPIFEDECYADLAWDDSTPPALYALDPSRVVHVGSFSKSLAPALRVGYVVAAWDVLSRVLARKTDAGSPAIEQMVIAEYSGRAFDDHLKTLKAALRRKLDVMIEAVEREFGTSVELFVPQGGIFLWLKLPDHVDVRTFVQPALEQGVAFNPGPEWACVPDSARSHIRLCFALPDEDTIREGVAELARICFEHTGVPARRANIPSDR, encoded by the coding sequence ATGAGCGGATTCGCGTTCCACGAGGCCTTCAGCCGGGTCGGGCCGGACCCCGTCGCACGCTTTTCCGGTCTGCCGCGCTACAACTTCGTGTTCGGACACAACGACCCGGCCGAGGTCCCGGCCGACGAACTGGCCGGGATCGCCGCCAAGGTCATCCGCGAGCAAGGGCCGACGCTCGCCATGTACCATCTCGGCCAGGGCCCGCAGGGCCATCGCGGATTGCGCGACGTCGTCGCCGCCAAGCTCCGCCGCAGTCGCGGCATGGCCTGCACCGCCGACGACATCGTGCTCACGTCCGGCTCGCTGCAGGCCATGGACTTGGTCAACGCGACCTTCATCGAGTCCGGCGATACGGTGATCATCGAGGAATTCACCTATGGCGGGGCGATCGGCAAGGTGCAGCGGCTGGGTGCGAACATTGTTGCTGCCCCACTCGACGAGAACGGCATTCGCATGGATGCGCTCGAGGCGATCCTCGAGGACCTGCAGCGCCGCGGAATCCGCCCGAAGTTCATCTACACGATCCCGACCGTGCAGAACCCGACCGGCTCGATCATGCCGCTCGATCGTCGTCACCGACTGCTCGATCTGTCGGCCCGATACCGTGTGCCGATCTTCGAGGACGAATGCTATGCCGACCTCGCCTGGGACGACAGCACGCCGCCGGCGCTCTACGCGCTTGACCCGTCGCGCGTCGTCCATGTCGGCTCATTCTCGAAGTCGCTCGCTCCCGCACTCCGGGTCGGCTATGTCGTCGCCGCGTGGGACGTGCTCTCACGGGTGCTCGCGCGCAAGACCGACGCGGGATCGCCGGCGATCGAGCAGATGGTCATCGCCGAATATTCCGGCCGCGCGTTTGACGATCATCTGAAGACGCTGAAGGCGGCGCTACGCCGCAAGCTTGACGTCATGATCGAGGCGGTCGAGCGCGAGTTCGGGACATCAGTCGAGCTGTTCGTGCCTCAAGGAGGCATCTTCCTGTGGCTGAAGCTGCCCGACCACGTCGACGTCCGCACCTTCGTCCAGCCGGCGCTCGAGCAGGGGGTCGCGTTCAATCCCGGACCGGAATGGGCATGCGTGCCCGATTCCGCGAGGAGCCACATCCGCCTGTGCTTCGCGCTGCCGGACGAGGACACGATCCGCGAGGGCGTCGCGGAGCTCGCCCGCATCTGCTTCGAGCACACCGGGGTACCAGCCCGGCGCGCCAACATTCCCTCGGATCGCTGA
- a CDS encoding TRAP transporter large permease: MTIIVLAILIVLLILVGLPLGFAIITACLGVIWFTGTNPIIVAQRLFSGMDSFTLLAIPFFLLAGSLMSRGGMTTRLVDFANALVGRFHGGLAMSNVVSSVFFSGISGSAVADTSMMGRIFIPAMVREGYSRGFAVGVTAATSVVAPIIPPSIGFIVYGVISGQSIVALFVAGVIPGALFSIAALGYVYWSSRRRNYPVHEPVPVSEVVRAFWRAAAAIFMPILILFGIVTGVFTVTECSAVAVVYALVVGMLVYRELTPAGLVDALREAAQTTAVIMIIVGAAQLFAWQLAYAQIPQQAVALITAISRDPLLFLLLVNLLLLFVGTFMEANAAMVMLVPILYPVGMALGVDPIQLGVITVVNLCLGLITPPIGLCLAVACKIADLPLERGVRDVLPFVAIGVVLLAALSLLPGLSVWLPGLVLN, translated from the coding sequence ATGACGATCATCGTCCTCGCCATCCTGATCGTCCTGCTCATCCTCGTCGGACTTCCGCTCGGCTTTGCGATCATCACGGCCTGTCTCGGCGTGATCTGGTTCACCGGCACCAACCCGATCATTGTCGCGCAGCGGCTGTTCTCGGGCATGGACAGCTTCACGCTGCTGGCCATTCCGTTCTTCCTGCTCGCCGGGTCGCTGATGTCGCGCGGCGGCATGACGACCCGGCTTGTCGACTTCGCCAACGCCCTCGTCGGCCGCTTCCACGGCGGGCTCGCCATGAGCAATGTCGTGTCGTCGGTGTTCTTCTCGGGCATTTCCGGCTCGGCGGTCGCCGACACCAGCATGATGGGCCGCATCTTCATCCCGGCGATGGTCCGGGAAGGCTATTCCCGAGGCTTCGCCGTAGGCGTCACCGCCGCGACCTCCGTGGTCGCGCCGATCATCCCGCCCTCGATCGGCTTCATCGTCTACGGGGTGATCTCCGGCCAGTCGATCGTCGCACTGTTCGTTGCAGGCGTCATACCCGGCGCCCTGTTCTCCATTGCCGCGCTCGGCTACGTCTACTGGAGCTCGCGGCGTCGCAACTATCCGGTTCACGAGCCGGTTCCGGTATCCGAGGTGGTGCGCGCCTTCTGGCGAGCCGCTGCGGCGATCTTCATGCCGATCCTGATCCTGTTCGGCATCGTCACCGGCGTCTTCACCGTGACCGAATGCTCGGCCGTGGCGGTGGTCTATGCCCTCGTCGTCGGCATGCTCGTCTATCGCGAGCTGACGCCGGCCGGCCTCGTCGATGCGCTGAGGGAGGCAGCACAGACGACGGCCGTCATCATGATCATCGTCGGCGCCGCGCAGCTGTTCGCCTGGCAGCTCGCCTATGCCCAGATCCCCCAGCAGGCGGTCGCGCTGATCACCGCGATCTCACGGGATCCGCTGCTGTTCCTCCTGCTGGTCAACCTGCTTCTGCTGTTTGTCGGCACCTTCATGGAAGCGAACGCGGCGATGGTGATGCTGGTGCCAATCCTCTACCCCGTCGGCATGGCACTCGGCGTCGATCCGATCCAGCTCGGCGTGATCACGGTGGTGAACCTGTGTCTCGGTCTGATCACGCCGCCGATCGGGCTTTGCCTGGCGGTCGCCTGCAAGATTGCGGACCTGCCGCTCGAGCGCGGCGTCCGCGACGTCCTGCCCTTCGTGGCGATCGGCGTCGTGCTGCTCGCCGCGCTATCATTGCTGCCAGGCTTGTCGGTGTGGCTGCCTGGCCTTGTTCTCAACTGA
- a CDS encoding TRAP transporter small permease, protein MFRTTARLIEGIIDMMLLVTLTVMVVSICWQVFGRYVLNHAPGWTEETARFLMAWITMLGSAMVIRRDGHVAVTFVADALPPAPRAVIAWVRDALILTMSGALVWYGWQFARIGARRESAALEISMFWPHLAIPVGGALIALLLALRRAGLAAGEGDAP, encoded by the coding sequence GTGTTCCGAACGACCGCGCGCCTGATCGAGGGTATCATCGACATGATGCTGCTGGTCACGCTCACCGTGATGGTGGTGAGCATCTGCTGGCAGGTGTTCGGCCGCTATGTGCTCAATCATGCGCCCGGCTGGACCGAGGAGACCGCGCGCTTCCTGATGGCATGGATCACCATGCTCGGCAGCGCGATGGTGATCCGCCGCGACGGCCACGTCGCAGTGACCTTCGTCGCGGATGCGCTGCCGCCCGCACCGCGGGCCGTCATCGCATGGGTTCGCGACGCGCTGATCCTCACCATGTCGGGGGCGCTGGTCTGGTACGGCTGGCAGTTCGCCCGGATCGGAGCTCGGCGCGAGTCGGCCGCACTCGAGATCTCGATGTTCTGGCCGCATCTCGCCATTCCGGTCGGCGGGGCGCTGATCGCGTTGCTGCTGGCACTCAGGCGCGCCGGTCTCGCCGCCGGGGAGGGCGATGCTCCATGA
- a CDS encoding xanthine dehydrogenase family protein molybdopterin-binding subunit, with translation MTDQASDRHAIGRPVPRKEDRRLVAGGGRYTDDVSLPGEVHGVVVRSLHAHGHLRGVGISTARAMPGVLAVYTAADMANYGSLPCIVEIAGRDGATMRKPHWPVLADGKVRHVGEAVAFVVAETAAQARDAAEAVEIDIDPLPAVIDAAAALAPGAPPIHDEVPGNLALDFEGGDPDAVEAAMARAAHVTRVSVVSNRVVVTALEPRAVVATYLADAGRWEVHVQSQGTFGMRAMLAGVLKVAPEQVRILTGNVGGSFGMKAAVYPEYVCACHAARDLGRPVRWLNDRSASFLSDSHGRDLQITAELALDGDGTFLAVRLRGLANLGAYLGHVSPVFSTANLVKNLVSVYRTPAIAVAMRCAFTNTTFLGPYRGAGRPDANYVMERLIDAAARETGRDPADLRRLNHIRPGQIPYPAPNGLTYDSGDFPAVFERALEAADWAGFPVRAKASAARGLLRGRGIGSYLEVTAPPNREMGGIRFEPDGMVSIITGTLDYGQGHATPFAQILSERLGIPFERIRLVQGDSDLLIFGAGTGGSRSAMMSGAAIVEASDLVIEKGKRLAGLVLEAAVADIEFAAGRFTVAGTDLSISLLDLAEQQRQGLAVPDDMAVEMADGLDVTHLTGLIPSSFPNGTHVAEVEIDPETGATRVVRYTMVNDFGTILNPLLVEGQLHGGVVQGIGQALMERTIYDMAGQLVTGSLTDYALPRADDAPDFSSECLAFPATTNPLGIKGCGEAGCAGSLSAVTNAIIDALSAYGVTAIDMPATPESVWRALRGARRTARSPDGGQRRDRHR, from the coding sequence ATGACCGACCAGGCCAGCGACCGCCACGCAATCGGACGCCCCGTTCCCCGCAAGGAGGACCGCCGCCTCGTCGCCGGTGGCGGGCGCTACACCGACGACGTGTCGCTTCCGGGCGAAGTGCATGGCGTCGTGGTCCGCAGCCTGCATGCGCACGGTCATCTGCGGGGCGTCGGCATCAGCACCGCGCGGGCGATGCCCGGTGTTCTCGCCGTCTATACCGCCGCCGACATGGCCAACTACGGCAGCCTGCCCTGCATCGTCGAGATCGCCGGCCGCGACGGCGCGACGATGCGCAAGCCGCACTGGCCCGTGCTGGCGGACGGCAAGGTGCGGCATGTCGGCGAGGCGGTGGCCTTCGTCGTGGCGGAAACCGCCGCACAGGCCCGCGACGCGGCGGAGGCCGTGGAGATCGACATCGACCCTCTGCCGGCCGTGATCGACGCGGCGGCCGCCCTCGCGCCCGGCGCACCACCGATCCACGACGAGGTTCCCGGCAACCTCGCCCTCGACTTCGAGGGCGGCGATCCGGATGCGGTCGAGGCCGCGATGGCACGGGCCGCGCATGTGACCCGTGTCTCCGTCGTCAGCAATCGGGTTGTGGTGACTGCGCTGGAGCCGCGTGCCGTGGTGGCCACCTACCTGGCTGACGCGGGCCGATGGGAGGTCCATGTCCAGAGCCAGGGCACGTTCGGCATGCGCGCCATGCTGGCCGGCGTCCTGAAGGTTGCGCCGGAGCAGGTGCGGATCCTCACCGGCAATGTCGGCGGCTCGTTCGGCATGAAGGCCGCAGTCTATCCGGAATATGTCTGCGCCTGCCATGCGGCGCGCGATCTCGGGCGGCCGGTGCGCTGGCTCAACGACCGTTCAGCCTCGTTCCTGTCCGACAGCCATGGCCGCGACCTGCAGATCACCGCGGAGCTGGCGCTGGACGGCGATGGCACCTTCCTCGCGGTCAGGCTGCGCGGACTCGCCAATCTCGGCGCCTATCTCGGCCACGTCTCGCCCGTGTTCTCCACCGCCAACCTGGTCAAGAACCTGGTCAGCGTCTATCGAACGCCCGCGATCGCGGTTGCGATGCGCTGCGCCTTCACCAACACCACGTTCCTCGGCCCGTATCGTGGCGCCGGACGGCCGGACGCCAATTACGTGATGGAGCGGCTGATCGACGCTGCGGCGCGCGAGACGGGACGCGACCCGGCCGATCTGCGGCGGCTGAACCACATCCGTCCCGGCCAGATTCCGTATCCGGCGCCCAACGGGCTCACCTATGACAGCGGCGACTTCCCGGCGGTGTTCGAGCGGGCGCTGGAGGCGGCCGACTGGGCGGGATTCCCGGTGCGGGCCAAGGCGAGTGCCGCCCGCGGCCTCCTGCGCGGGCGCGGCATCGGCAGCTACCTGGAGGTGACGGCGCCACCGAACCGGGAGATGGGCGGCATCCGCTTCGAGCCCGACGGCATGGTGAGCATCATCACCGGCACGCTGGACTACGGACAGGGCCACGCCACGCCGTTCGCCCAGATCCTGTCGGAACGGCTCGGCATTCCGTTCGAACGCATCCGGCTCGTGCAGGGCGACAGCGACCTGCTGATATTCGGTGCCGGCACGGGCGGCTCACGGTCGGCGATGATGAGCGGGGCGGCGATCGTCGAAGCGAGCGATCTGGTGATCGAGAAGGGCAAGCGTCTCGCCGGCCTCGTTCTCGAGGCTGCCGTCGCTGACATCGAGTTCGCAGCCGGTCGCTTCACCGTGGCAGGGACCGACCTGTCGATCTCGCTCCTCGACCTCGCCGAGCAGCAGCGACAGGGGCTCGCCGTTCCCGACGACATGGCCGTTGAGATGGCCGACGGTCTCGACGTCACCCATCTCACCGGGCTCATTCCCTCGTCGTTCCCGAACGGCACCCATGTCGCCGAGGTCGAAATCGACCCGGAGACGGGTGCGACGCGCGTCGTCCGCTACACGATGGTCAACGACTTCGGAACGATCCTCAATCCGCTGCTGGTCGAGGGCCAGCTGCACGGCGGCGTCGTGCAGGGGATCGGCCAGGCGCTGATGGAGAGGACGATCTACGACATGGCCGGACAGCTCGTGACAGGCTCTCTCACCGACTATGCCCTGCCGCGCGCCGACGACGCGCCGGACTTCTCGTCCGAATGCCTGGCCTTCCCCGCCACCACCAATCCGCTGGGAATCAAGGGCTGTGGCGAGGCCGGCTGTGCCGGCTCGCTGTCGGCGGTGACCAACGCCATCATCGACGCATTGTCGGCGTATGGCGTGACCGCGATCGACATGCCGGCGACGCCGGAATCGGTATGGCGAGCGCTGAGGGGCGCAAGGCGGACCGCACGCTCACCAGACGGGGGGCAGCGGCGCGATCGTCACCGATGA
- a CDS encoding VOC family protein, which translates to MENRQFRKLQSQGVHHITLVGADRQTSIDFWEGVLGMPFVFEQPNLDVPSESHLYFDPGDGRLITIFTNEDRKPDPRRTPTEPGCVHHIAFSVSKATFSQAVARLDERGIRHSGVKDRGFMDSIYFNDPLGLTIELASYRFEPPFGFTHADVLLEAHRIRVGRGDYNIAEIHLADAIEALTERSRGSLSHDRSPKNPY; encoded by the coding sequence ATGGAGAACCGGCAGTTTCGCAAGCTGCAGAGCCAGGGCGTGCATCACATCACCCTGGTCGGCGCCGATCGACAGACCTCGATCGATTTCTGGGAGGGCGTGCTCGGCATGCCATTCGTCTTCGAGCAGCCCAATCTCGATGTGCCCAGCGAGAGTCATCTCTACTTCGATCCGGGCGATGGTCGGCTGATCACGATCTTCACCAACGAGGACCGCAAGCCGGACCCGCGTCGCACGCCGACCGAGCCCGGCTGTGTCCACCACATCGCCTTCTCGGTCTCGAAGGCGACGTTCAGCCAGGCGGTTGCACGTCTCGACGAACGCGGTATCCGCCATTCCGGCGTCAAGGACCGCGGCTTCATGGATTCGATCTACTTCAATGATCCGCTGGGGCTGACGATCGAACTGGCCAGCTACCGCTTCGAGCCGCCGTTCGGCTTCACCCATGCCGACGTCCTTCTCGAGGCGCACCGAATCCGGGTGGGGCGCGGCGATTACAACATCGCCGAGATTCACCTCGCCGACGCCATCGAGGCACTCACCGAGCGCTCGCGCGGCAGCCTGTCGCACGATCGCTCGCCCAAGAACCCGTACTGA
- a CDS encoding phenylacetate--CoA ligase family protein, whose product MMVDPQIETLPLAAQAAADDLLYRQQVAYLFRQSRFYRAKLAAAGFPDAQAVGGLDAIAALPFTEKDELRATRGENDPIGTHLAVPMNEIVRIYSTSGTTGTPSYIPLTASDLDNWVRTSARSYAACGLERGQRIVSTYNAGPFVAGAALEAFNMLGLCHIPVGTGNTERLMMAVSLLKPQAMVLTPSYALHLVEWAAQRGIDIRNSSVERIIVAGEPGGGEPAIRTRLEESWGAQVTEAMGIGDIGVSLWGECPERSGMHFCARGFVHVELIDPDTGAPLPLEDGARGELVYTHLRHRAAPLLRFRSRDHVELRTRACPCGRTSHRVKCIGRTDDMLIVRGVNVFPSAVQEVVNRFAPDVSGRIVIRPSAPGIKQDPPLPVVVELGEGRQPAPALADAIRRQLRDSLVFTAKVSLVPWGTLPRSDYKSKLVDRNAATMSRDHLVRQ is encoded by the coding sequence ATGATGGTTGATCCGCAGATCGAGACGCTGCCGCTCGCGGCACAGGCCGCCGCCGACGATCTGCTCTATCGCCAGCAGGTCGCCTACCTGTTTCGTCAGTCCCGCTTCTATCGTGCCAAGCTGGCCGCGGCCGGCTTCCCGGACGCTCAGGCTGTCGGAGGCCTCGACGCCATTGCCGCGCTGCCCTTCACGGAGAAGGACGAGCTGCGCGCGACCCGCGGCGAGAACGATCCGATCGGCACGCACCTGGCCGTCCCGATGAACGAGATCGTCCGGATCTATTCTACCAGCGGCACGACGGGTACGCCGAGCTACATTCCGCTCACCGCCTCCGATCTCGACAACTGGGTTCGAACCTCGGCGCGCAGCTACGCCGCCTGCGGCCTCGAGCGTGGCCAGCGCATTGTCTCCACCTACAATGCCGGGCCCTTCGTCGCCGGGGCGGCGCTGGAGGCGTTCAACATGCTTGGCCTGTGCCACATCCCGGTGGGGACCGGCAACACCGAGCGGTTGATGATGGCCGTCAGCCTCCTGAAGCCTCAGGCGATGGTTCTGACGCCCTCCTACGCCCTGCATCTCGTCGAATGGGCGGCGCAGCGCGGCATCGATATCCGCAACTCTTCGGTCGAGCGGATCATCGTCGCTGGCGAGCCGGGGGGCGGCGAACCGGCGATCCGCACCCGGTTGGAGGAATCCTGGGGCGCCCAGGTGACCGAGGCGATGGGTATCGGCGACATTGGCGTCTCGTTGTGGGGCGAATGTCCCGAGCGCAGTGGCATGCACTTTTGTGCGCGCGGTTTCGTTCATGTCGAGCTGATAGACCCCGACACCGGAGCGCCGTTGCCGCTGGAGGACGGCGCGCGTGGCGAACTGGTGTACACCCATCTGCGTCATCGCGCGGCGCCGCTGCTGCGGTTCCGCAGCCGCGATCACGTCGAGCTGCGCACCCGCGCCTGCCCCTGCGGGCGGACGTCGCACCGGGTCAAATGCATCGGCCGCACCGACGACATGCTGATCGTGCGCGGCGTCAACGTGTTTCCAAGCGCGGTGCAGGAGGTGGTCAACCGGTTCGCCCCGGACGTGAGCGGCAGGATCGTCATCCGGCCGTCCGCGCCGGGGATCAAGCAGGATCCGCCCCTGCCGGTAGTGGTCGAACTCGGCGAGGGGCGGCAGCCCGCGCCGGCGCTGGCGGATGCGATCCGCAGGCAGCTGCGCGATTCGCTGGTCTTCACTGCAAAGGTATCGCTCGTACCCTGGGGCACGCTGCCGCGCAGCGACTACAAGTCCAAACTGGTGGATCGCAACGCCGCGACGATGTCCCGCGATCACCTCGTCCGCCAATGA
- a CDS encoding SDR family NAD(P)-dependent oxidoreductase, whose amino-acid sequence MVDRLKGKVALVFGAGSVGEGWGNGKAAAVAYAREGARVACVDIDLAAAEATARHIEGEGNRAIACAADVTSYPDIEAAVARTMDAFGRIDILHNNVGINIPGGPVEATVESWDKVMDVNVKSVFLACKAVLPIMEEQGGGAIVNISSLAAIRYTGYPYISYYASKAAVNNFTRAIAVQYAAKNIRANCILPGVMDTPHIYKQISGYYGSVEEMTAARNAIPPMKRQGTGWDIAMASVFLASDEAQYITGIELCVDGGLHCKAG is encoded by the coding sequence ATGGTCGATCGTCTGAAAGGCAAGGTGGCGCTGGTGTTCGGCGCCGGATCGGTGGGCGAGGGCTGGGGCAACGGCAAGGCTGCCGCCGTCGCCTATGCGCGCGAGGGCGCCAGGGTCGCCTGTGTCGACATCGACCTCGCCGCCGCCGAGGCGACCGCCCGCCATATCGAGGGCGAGGGCAACCGCGCGATCGCCTGCGCTGCCGATGTCACCAGCTACCCCGACATCGAGGCCGCCGTCGCCCGCACGATGGACGCCTTCGGTCGTATCGATATCCTCCACAACAATGTCGGCATCAACATTCCCGGCGGTCCGGTCGAGGCGACCGTGGAGAGCTGGGACAAGGTGATGGACGTCAACGTCAAGAGCGTTTTCCTGGCATGCAAGGCGGTGCTGCCGATCATGGAGGAGCAGGGCGGGGGGGCGATCGTCAACATCTCCTCGCTCGCTGCCATCCGCTACACCGGCTATCCCTACATCTCCTACTATGCGTCCAAGGCGGCGGTGAACAATTTCACCCGGGCAATCGCGGTGCAGTATGCGGCTAAGAACATCCGGGCGAACTGCATCCTGCCGGGCGTCATGGACACGCCGCACATCTACAAGCAGATCAGCGGATATTACGGCAGCGTCGAGGAAATGACCGCCGCACGCAATGCCATTCCGCCGATGAAGCGGCAGGGTACCGGCTGGGATATCGCCATGGCTTCGGTGTTCCTTGCCTCCGACGAGGCGCAGTACATCACCGGCATCGAGCTGTGCGTCGACGGCGGCCTGCACTGCAAGGCGGGCTGA